A section of the Clostridium omnivorum genome encodes:
- a CDS encoding prepilin-type N-terminal cleavage/methylation domain-containing protein, whose protein sequence is MTKWMKSKKGFTIIELLLALAIAASILAIAFSFFLPQQKALNDTTKKSELQMDTQIIMESMTKSAMEASKISLITTKAGVLHTSDLDSLYDTQDLEKIVFSVYNTDNSGTRSLAYEYTYKIVGGKISFTDSSGIEKNLAENVKAIKVTPLDEKSFGQCVGIKIEVQLASAGISDYNTQSSVYFRNK, encoded by the coding sequence ATGACTAAATGGATGAAAAGTAAAAAAGGATTCACCATTATTGAGCTTTTATTAGCTTTAGCCATAGCAGCCTCTATCTTAGCTATAGCCTTTTCATTTTTTCTTCCACAGCAAAAGGCATTGAATGATACCACGAAAAAATCAGAGTTGCAAATGGACACGCAGATTATAATGGAATCTATGACTAAAAGTGCAATGGAAGCTTCAAAGATTTCACTAATTACTACAAAGGCGGGAGTTCTCCATACCTCTGATTTAGACTCATTATACGATACACAAGACTTAGAGAAGATAGTATTCTCTGTTTATAATACAGATAATAGTGGTACAAGAAGTTTGGCTTATGAATATACATATAAAATTGTTGGAGGTAAAATTTCTTTTACAGATAGCAGCGGAATTGAAAAAAACTTAGCGGAAAATGTAAAAGCTATTAAAGTTACTCCTTTAGACGAAAAGTCCTTTGGACAGTGTGTAGGAATAAAAATAGAAGTACAATTGGCATCAGCTGGTATTAGTGATTATAATACCCAGAGCAGCGTCTACTTTAGAAATAAGTAA
- a CDS encoding vWA domain-containing protein — protein sequence MKKKLKKISSFLILAFILVQFCTGKLNIKASELDSFLKLNKTITNSKGETGTSINAKVGEALKINYSINSDNYTSSSQNSKNKKIVLVIDTSGSMKTTDMRNSDTNKNNQVGLSRLKVAAEAAQKFTKSSVGSNVDIAVVTYSDEAQLALGFTNNKTTINNKLNDIKNSTPYGATNIGAGLRMAYYMLQQYSDTASSKYMVLLTDGEPTMWTEDGNGKFLTSNSTPYSYNIKGTGYDDASGNSLKYANTIGDMFASTKINSYMVGFTSDINRGKLNTIAEHAKAAVYTARSQNDLNALYDAITDNIVNNFSINNVQFQETFSNMIEIVSLPAGLQKSANSDGTTTVSGVIGNLDYTLVQTSTVNYYKLNTPIEFSIDIKLKDGASGTYSLSDVSKINYTDFKNQAGTRDFNKVNINATPTVTKINKAPIDFSRSVEKQQYTLINGTTEDIKVTNTVTPRKIDFYSVAPEDYDKEKYIVVVTDTSGSMKDSLDSSTKLDTLKNTLVTRDNNSGFINRFTGVNNVNIALVNYNYKAELGNEVDLSTSDDIKNAKGETQDFADMGDTAQVTALKTQVSELQPNGATNIGDGLRRAYWLLSKVDSNAKKYIVLMTDGEPTAFTYINDTLSYKTYCKYREYYGYYGYDDYYGYKNLTDKPANLNDIINAYGKSGQFVDEIDNPDSVEYIGSTDYNKYRFDSINSVELNYDDGTATNYMWNGGTNDIGGYGLTYSKNMAGKIAEKNIGTYVIGFSDGISKDKLTQIADSAKGVYKEAKTPTDLQQVYDGIAGELIKDVSVNDLTYETIIPAGLQVKAIRKDGKDYTNFTTTTVNGVTKLTFDLESIAKVAYRLNADRTYFEAAPITFDLVLTANTLGTYTLASKDSSNYTKIKYKDIDASITDLYSSNSITFTINDGNSVIDKHGLYLDKTNDVSDSNFQFSNEKNINSMNNNYYKAGVVLDLKLTSAVLNIDIGSRNPSKIINSDDIKVVIKKVKSDGTLEDTVTNADIKTTLNSNASTNIKITFTEVGKYLITYTFQMQSPGSNSDDGSFTGFTNNATVNNSSKSLKFDINNEMPDLF from the coding sequence ATGAAAAAGAAATTAAAAAAGATAAGTTCATTTTTAATATTGGCTTTTATACTAGTTCAATTCTGTACGGGCAAGCTAAATATAAAAGCATCGGAACTAGACAGCTTTTTAAAGCTTAATAAAACTATTACTAATTCTAAAGGCGAAACTGGGACAAGCATTAATGCCAAAGTAGGTGAAGCTTTAAAGATAAATTACTCAATTAACTCTGACAATTATACAAGCTCTAGCCAAAATAGCAAGAATAAAAAGATAGTACTTGTTATAGACACCTCGGGAAGTATGAAAACTACAGATATGAGAAATTCAGATACAAACAAAAATAATCAGGTTGGACTTTCTAGGTTGAAGGTTGCTGCAGAAGCTGCACAAAAATTTACAAAAAGCAGTGTTGGAAGTAATGTAGATATAGCAGTTGTGACTTATTCTGATGAGGCTCAACTTGCATTAGGTTTTACTAATAACAAGACTACTATAAACAATAAATTAAATGACATAAAGAATAGTACACCATATGGAGCTACTAATATAGGAGCTGGACTTAGAATGGCTTATTATATGCTTCAGCAGTACAGTGATACGGCTTCAAGTAAGTATATGGTTCTATTGACAGATGGAGAGCCCACCATGTGGACAGAAGATGGGAATGGTAAGTTTTTAACTTCTAATAGTACACCTTATTCCTATAATATTAAAGGTACAGGTTATGATGATGCATCAGGTAATTCATTAAAATATGCAAATACTATAGGTGATATGTTTGCATCGACGAAGATTAATTCTTATATGGTTGGTTTTACTTCAGATATTAATAGGGGAAAGTTAAATACTATAGCTGAGCATGCAAAAGCAGCAGTATATACAGCTAGAAGTCAAAATGACTTAAATGCGCTTTATGATGCTATTACGGATAATATTGTAAATAACTTTTCTATAAATAATGTACAGTTTCAAGAGACATTTTCAAATATGATAGAGATTGTGAGCTTACCAGCTGGATTACAAAAGAGCGCAAACAGTGATGGTACAACTACAGTGTCTGGAGTAATAGGAAATTTAGATTATACTCTTGTTCAGACTTCAACAGTAAATTATTATAAATTGAATACTCCAATTGAATTTTCTATTGATATAAAGCTTAAGGATGGGGCTTCAGGAACTTATTCTTTAAGTGATGTATCTAAAATTAATTATACTGATTTTAAGAATCAAGCTGGAACTAGAGATTTTAATAAGGTTAATATTAATGCTACTCCTACAGTTACTAAAATAAATAAAGCACCTATAGATTTTTCAAGAAGCGTTGAAAAGCAGCAATATACTCTCATCAATGGTACAACTGAAGATATAAAGGTAACAAATACAGTTACACCTAGAAAAATTGATTTTTATAGCGTTGCTCCTGAGGATTATGATAAGGAAAAGTATATAGTAGTGGTTACTGATACCTCTGGAAGTATGAAGGATTCCTTGGATTCAAGTACAAAATTAGATACCTTAAAGAATACTCTTGTTACTAGAGATAATAATAGCGGATTTATAAATAGGTTTACAGGAGTTAACAATGTTAATATAGCTCTAGTAAACTATAATTATAAGGCTGAACTTGGAAATGAAGTAGACCTTTCAACAAGTGATGATATTAAAAATGCCAAAGGTGAAACACAAGATTTTGCTGATATGGGGGATACGGCTCAAGTAACTGCTCTAAAGACTCAAGTATCTGAATTACAGCCTAATGGTGCTACTAATATTGGTGACGGGCTTAGAAGAGCATATTGGTTATTAAGTAAAGTGGATTCTAATGCTAAAAAGTATATAGTGCTTATGACGGATGGAGAACCTACAGCTTTTACTTATATAAATGATACACTTTCTTATAAAACATATTGCAAATATCGTGAATACTACGGATATTACGGATATGACGATTATTACGGGTACAAAAATCTTACTGATAAACCTGCAAATTTGAACGATATAATAAATGCATATGGAAAAAGTGGACAATTTGTAGATGAAATAGATAATCCAGATAGTGTGGAGTATATTGGTTCTACTGATTATAACAAATATAGATTTGATTCTATTAATAGTGTGGAATTAAATTATGATGACGGAACTGCAACCAATTACATGTGGAACGGTGGAACTAATGATATAGGAGGATATGGATTAACTTATAGCAAAAATATGGCAGGTAAGATAGCTGAAAAAAATATTGGAACTTACGTTATAGGCTTTAGTGATGGAATTAGCAAGGACAAGCTTACTCAAATTGCTGATAGTGCAAAAGGAGTTTACAAGGAAGCTAAAACTCCTACTGATTTGCAGCAGGTATATGATGGAATAGCTGGAGAGCTTATAAAGGATGTTTCAGTTAATGATTTAACCTATGAAACTATAATTCCAGCTGGTTTACAAGTTAAGGCTATAAGAAAAGATGGTAAGGACTATACAAACTTTACTACTACCACTGTAAATGGTGTTACAAAACTTACTTTTGATTTAGAATCTATTGCAAAGGTAGCTTACAGGCTCAATGCAGATAGGACTTATTTTGAGGCGGCTCCTATAACCTTTGACCTAGTATTAACTGCTAATACCCTTGGAACTTATACATTAGCAAGCAAAGATAGTAGTAATTATACCAAGATTAAATATAAAGATATAGATGCTAGTATAACTGATTTATATTCATCAAATTCAATAACCTTTACTATAAATGATGGAAATTCAGTGATAGATAAACATGGTTTATATCTTGATAAAACTAACGATGTTTCAGATAGTAATTTCCAATTTAGTAATGAAAAAAATATAAATTCTATGAACAACAATTATTATAAAGCTGGAGTTGTTTTAGATTTAAAGTTGACATCTGCTGTTTTAAATATTGATATAGGCTCAAGAAATCCATCAAAGATAATTAATTCCGATGATATAAAGGTAGTTATCAAAAAAGTAAAAAGTGATGGTACCCTTGAAGATACTGTTACAAATGCAGATATAAAAACCACTTTGAATTCAAATGCAAGTACAAATATCAAAATAACTTTTACAGAAGTAGGTAAGTATTTAATAACCTACACTTTCCAAATGCAAAGTCCAGGAAGTAATAGTGATGATGGTTCTTTTACAGGCTTTACTAATAATGCAACGGTTAATAATAGTAGTAAGAGTTTAAAATTTGATATTAATAATGAAATGCCAGACCTGTTTTAG
- a CDS encoding prepilin peptidase, whose translation MSVLYSFYFLCLGLLLGSFYNVCIYRIPREESVAFPPSHCTSCNTRLKPLDLVPVLSYVFLKGRCRYCREKISPRYALVELFTGIAFLWLFLTYGITVECLKYIVLISFLIVIGMIDYDTTDVYSITTYSGIAFGVIFILINYFMGFEFKSYIYGGILAAATIALIIIFTGGMGWGDFEIALMCGLYLGFEKSIVLLFSSFIIGGVVGAFLILTKKKTKNDYIPFGPSIASAALFTLLFGERIISFYI comes from the coding sequence TTGAGTGTATTATATTCTTTTTATTTTTTATGTTTAGGACTTTTGCTAGGAAGCTTTTATAATGTATGTATCTATAGGATTCCTAGAGAGGAATCTGTAGCATTTCCGCCTTCCCATTGTACCTCGTGCAATACTAGATTGAAACCATTAGATCTTGTGCCGGTTTTAAGCTATGTATTTTTAAAGGGCAGGTGCAGATATTGCAGAGAGAAAATATCCCCTCGTTACGCACTTGTAGAACTCTTTACTGGGATAGCCTTTTTGTGGCTATTCTTAACCTACGGCATTACTGTTGAATGCTTAAAATATATAGTACTGATTAGTTTTCTAATTGTAATAGGTATGATTGATTATGACACTACTGACGTTTATTCAATAACTACTTATAGTGGAATTGCTTTTGGAGTAATTTTCATATTAATAAATTATTTTATGGGATTTGAATTTAAGTCATATATTTATGGCGGAATTCTTGCAGCAGCAACCATTGCATTGATTATTATATTTACAGGGGGAATGGGCTGGGGAGATTTTGAAATAGCACTTATGTGCGGGCTATACTTAGGCTTTGAGAAGTCTATAGTTCTGCTATTTAGCTCATTTATAATTGGTGGAGTAGTAGGTGCTTTTTTAATCTTGACAAAGAAAAAGACTAAAAACGATTACATACCATTTGGCCCGTCAATTGCATCAGCAGCATTATTTACCTTACTCTTTGGTGAAAGAATTATTTCATTTTATATTTAA
- the guaB gene encoding IMP dehydrogenase: protein MATILKQAYTFDDVLLVPQKSEVLPKDVQLNTNLTKKIKLNIPLMSAGMDTVTESKMAIAMAREGGIGIIHKNMSIEAQAAEVDRVKRQENGVITDPFSLAPDNTIDDALSLMSKYRISGVPVTLEGKLVGIITNRDIVFEKNYSKKIYEVMTKENLITAPENTTVEEAKEILKKHKIEKLPLVDSENNLRGLITIKDIEKAIRFPNAAKDSRGRLLCGAAVGVTGDMMERVEALYKAGVDVITIDTAHGHSKGVLEAVAKIKAEYPELQIIAGNVATAEATEDLIKAGADCVKVGIGPGSICTTRVVAGVGVPQLSAVMDCAEAAAKYGVPVIADGGIKYSGDVVKAVAAGAKVVMMGSMFAGCEEAPGETEIYQGRSYKVYRGMGSLAAMACGSKDRYFQEGNKKLVPEGVEGRVPFKGAVADTIFQIMGGLRSGMGYAGAKTVEELCEKAVFVVQTASGLRESHPHDIVISKEAPNYSVNQ from the coding sequence ATGGCAACAATATTAAAACAGGCTTATACTTTTGATGATGTTTTGCTAGTTCCACAAAAATCTGAGGTTTTACCTAAGGATGTTCAGCTCAATACCAATTTGACTAAAAAAATCAAGCTAAATATACCTCTAATGAGTGCAGGCATGGATACAGTTACTGAATCTAAGATGGCTATTGCTATGGCTAGAGAAGGCGGCATAGGAATAATTCATAAAAATATGAGCATTGAAGCACAGGCTGCTGAGGTAGATAGAGTTAAAAGACAAGAAAATGGAGTAATAACAGATCCTTTTTCACTAGCACCAGATAACACAATTGATGATGCTTTAAGCCTTATGAGTAAATACAGAATATCAGGTGTTCCAGTTACTTTAGAGGGAAAGCTTGTTGGTATAATCACAAATAGAGATATCGTGTTCGAGAAAAACTACAGCAAGAAAATCTATGAAGTTATGACAAAAGAAAACTTGATAACTGCTCCTGAGAATACTACTGTGGAAGAAGCAAAGGAAATATTAAAGAAGCATAAAATTGAGAAACTTCCTTTAGTTGATAGCGAAAATAATCTAAGAGGACTCATTACTATAAAGGATATAGAAAAAGCTATAAGATTTCCAAATGCAGCAAAAGATTCAAGAGGAAGATTATTATGCGGAGCTGCAGTAGGGGTTACTGGGGATATGATGGAAAGAGTTGAAGCTTTATATAAAGCTGGGGTAGATGTAATAACTATCGATACAGCTCACGGGCATTCCAAGGGAGTTCTTGAAGCAGTAGCTAAAATCAAAGCAGAATATCCTGAATTACAAATAATTGCTGGAAACGTGGCAACCGCTGAAGCTACAGAAGATTTAATAAAAGCTGGTGCTGACTGTGTTAAAGTTGGTATTGGACCAGGTTCTATCTGTACAACAAGAGTTGTTGCAGGTGTAGGAGTTCCTCAACTTTCAGCAGTTATGGATTGTGCAGAAGCAGCTGCTAAATACGGAGTTCCTGTAATAGCTGATGGTGGAATAAAATATTCTGGAGACGTAGTAAAGGCTGTTGCAGCAGGTGCAAAGGTAGTTATGATGGGATCAATGTTTGCAGGCTGTGAAGAAGCACCAGGAGAAACAGAAATATACCAAGGAAGAAGCTATAAAGTATATAGAGGAATGGGTTCGTTAGCTGCTATGGCTTGTGGAAGCAAGGACAGATACTTCCAAGAAGGCAATAAGAAGCTTGTCCCAGAGGGCGTTGAAGGAAGAGTGCCATTTAAAGGAGCAGTAGCTGATACTATATTCCAAATAATGGGCGGACTTCGTTCAGGTATGGGCTACGCTGGAGCAAAAACTGTAGAAGAACTATGTGAGAAGGCAGTATTTGTAGTACAGACTGCTTCAGGACTTAGAGAGAGCCATCCTCATGATATAGTGATATCAAAAGAAGCACCAAACTATAGTGTAAATCAATAA
- the guaA gene encoding glutamine-hydrolyzing GMP synthase, which produces MNKELVLVVDFGGQYNQLIARRIRECGVYCEIVPYSYSIDKIKEKNPVGIVFTGGPNSVYGEGAPRIDSEIFNLNVPVLGICYGQQLISHTLGGKVQTAEVREYGKTEVNIDNSSLLFENIGIKENCWMSHTDFVAEAPKGFKVIAHTSQCPVAAIANEEKNIYGVQFHPEVEHTPFGKTMLRNFLFNVCKVSGNWSMSSFAEEKVKEIKRIVGDKKVICALSGGVDSSVAAVMVHKAVGKQLTCIFVDHGLLRKDEGDQVEEIFKKQFDMNLIRVDAADRFLGKLKGVSDPERKRKIIGEEFIRVFEEESGKLGKVDFLVQGTIYPDVVESGTNTSAVIKSHHNVGGLPEDIDFSLLEPLRELFKDEVRAVGEELGIPHHLVWRQPFPGPGLAIRVLGEVTEEKLEIVREADFIFRDEIAKAGLEGSIWQYFACLPNIQSVGVMGDERTYCHTVALRAVTSSDGMTSDWAKIPYEVLDLVSRRIVNEVKGVNRIVYDVTSKPPATIEWE; this is translated from the coding sequence ATGAACAAAGAGCTAGTTTTAGTTGTGGATTTTGGAGGACAGTATAATCAATTAATAGCAAGAAGAATAAGAGAATGTGGAGTTTACTGCGAGATAGTTCCTTACTCTTATAGTATTGATAAAATAAAAGAGAAGAACCCTGTTGGAATAGTATTTACAGGTGGACCAAACAGCGTTTATGGAGAAGGAGCACCAAGAATAGATTCAGAGATATTTAACTTAAACGTGCCAGTTCTAGGAATTTGTTATGGACAGCAGCTTATATCTCATACACTAGGTGGAAAAGTTCAAACTGCTGAAGTAAGAGAATATGGAAAGACAGAAGTAAACATAGATAATAGTTCATTATTATTTGAAAATATAGGAATAAAGGAAAACTGCTGGATGAGCCATACTGACTTTGTTGCAGAAGCACCAAAAGGCTTTAAAGTTATTGCTCATACTAGTCAGTGCCCAGTAGCAGCAATTGCTAATGAAGAGAAAAACATATATGGAGTTCAATTTCACCCAGAAGTAGAACATACTCCATTTGGAAAGACCATGCTGAGAAACTTCTTATTTAATGTTTGTAAGGTAAGCGGCAACTGGTCCATGAGTTCCTTTGCAGAGGAAAAAGTAAAAGAAATAAAAAGAATTGTTGGAGATAAAAAGGTTATTTGTGCACTTTCAGGGGGAGTTGATTCCTCTGTAGCAGCAGTTATGGTGCACAAGGCTGTAGGTAAGCAATTAACATGTATATTTGTAGACCACGGTCTTCTTAGAAAAGATGAAGGAGATCAGGTTGAGGAAATATTTAAGAAGCAATTTGACATGAATTTAATAAGAGTTGATGCTGCAGATAGATTCTTAGGAAAGCTTAAAGGAGTGTCAGACCCAGAAAGAAAGAGAAAAATAATAGGTGAAGAATTTATAAGAGTATTTGAAGAGGAATCCGGAAAGCTTGGAAAAGTAGATTTCCTAGTTCAAGGAACAATCTACCCTGATGTAGTAGAAAGTGGAACAAACACTTCTGCTGTTATAAAGAGCCACCATAATGTTGGAGGTCTTCCAGAAGATATAGACTTTTCACTATTAGAACCACTTAGAGAATTGTTTAAAGATGAAGTTAGAGCTGTTGGAGAGGAACTTGGAATTCCACATCATTTAGTTTGGAGACAGCCTTTCCCAGGACCAGGACTTGCAATAAGAGTTCTAGGAGAAGTTACTGAAGAAAAGCTAGAAATAGTTAGAGAAGCTGACTTCATTTTCAGAGATGAAATAGCAAAAGCAGGACTTGAAGGTTCAATTTGGCAGTACTTTGCATGCCTTCCTAATATCCAATCCGTTGGAGTTATGGGAGATGAAAGAACCTACTGCCATACAGTAGCACTAAGAGCTGTAACAAGTTCTGATGGTATGACTTCAGATTGGGCAAAGATACCTTATGAAGTACTTGATTTAGTATCCCGTAGGATAGTCAACGAAGTTAAAGGAGTAAACAGAATTGTTTATGACGTAACTTCTAAGCCACCAGCTACTATTGAGTGGGAATAG
- a CDS encoding spore coat protein codes for MSTQESQNQSIKNETMCQNRPVTIGATCVAELAPNVFVLLVEIEITVMGQETEQVFAIRITPAQAAALIRLIGRCQIVGPDEIPTSVPGREVNLICAFVFGENVFLVFDVETNRTDELVLVRVPLCTIVG; via the coding sequence ATGTCAACACAAGAATCTCAAAATCAATCTATTAAAAATGAAACAATGTGTCAAAACAGACCTGTCACAATTGGTGCAACATGTGTTGCCGAATTAGCTCCTAACGTTTTTGTATTACTTGTTGAAATAGAAATAACTGTAATGGGCCAAGAAACCGAACAAGTGTTTGCAATAAGAATAACACCTGCTCAAGCGGCAGCATTAATACGATTAATTGGCCGCTGTCAAATAGTAGGTCCAGATGAAATTCCAACTTCAGTACCTGGAAGAGAGGTAAATCTTATTTGTGCATTTGTATTTGGCGAAAATGTATTTTTGGTATTTGATGTTGAAACCAACAGAACAGATGAGCTTGTTTTAGTTAGAGTTCCTCTATGCACAATTGTTGGATAA
- a CDS encoding YmaF family protein: MSYNGHHKHHETDCSCSDNHKQHNHNSSDEDCSEEQRHVHEFLGSTRLAELEEDPHNHRFAGVSGEAIGEEECHVHKINTNTDFFEDHFHEVIVTTGPAIKVGRNKHIHFVYGVTTERDGHVHKFVFATLIDNPIGQ, from the coding sequence ATGAGTTACAATGGACACCATAAACATCACGAAACAGATTGCAGTTGCTCAGATAATCATAAGCAGCATAACCATAATTCCTCTGATGAAGATTGCTCTGAAGAACAAAGACATGTTCACGAATTTTTAGGAAGCACTAGACTAGCTGAACTTGAAGAGGATCCTCACAACCATAGATTTGCTGGTGTTTCTGGTGAGGCAATAGGAGAAGAAGAATGCCATGTTCACAAAATAAATACAAATACTGATTTCTTCGAAGATCACTTTCATGAAGTAATTGTTACAACAGGACCAGCTATTAAAGTAGGAAGGAACAAGCATATTCACTTTGTATATGGAGTAACTACAGAAAGGGATGGACATGTTCACAAATTTGTATTTGCAACTCTTATTGATAACCCAATAGGACAATAA
- a CDS encoding GerAB/ArcD/ProY family transporter, with product MKIKISVYQLFSLMVMLPYATASLYFLTPELKQNVWIGILVYILPSIALQCIYLYLFKKYPKDTIVSYMPKILGKFIGTILSVVYILYFAYIAARDLRDFVELLLTDVIAYMPPYVIYICIMSIVTYGIYKGFENVARMAGVIIIVFALSLVIESTFLMITPHAIDFKNLLPIAEDGLIDIIKKGWPLITFPYGETITFTMLYPYVNQPEKVKSAAYLSIIVEGIILSLVNVMFIVSLGAQYAALSIFPHIVAMRLIRFGGFINRFDILLVILMIYAAFFKISVLTYVSVLGTAQIFKLKDTKTLVVPFCVVIGIASALIARNYPEHIKLGLDFTVKYIHIPVQIVIPLVVLLVYNIKVLFQKKLGNYN from the coding sequence GTGAAGATTAAAATATCAGTATATCAATTATTTAGCCTTATGGTAATGCTTCCTTATGCTACTGCTTCCTTGTATTTCCTTACACCTGAACTTAAGCAGAATGTTTGGATTGGCATATTAGTTTATATTTTGCCCAGTATTGCTTTACAGTGTATATACTTATACCTTTTTAAAAAATATCCTAAAGATACTATAGTAAGCTATATGCCTAAAATTCTAGGAAAATTCATAGGGACTATACTTAGTGTAGTTTACATATTATACTTTGCCTATATAGCTGCAAGAGATTTAAGAGATTTTGTTGAACTCTTACTTACTGATGTCATTGCATATATGCCACCCTACGTAATTTACATATGTATTATGTCTATAGTTACATATGGTATTTATAAAGGTTTTGAAAATGTGGCAAGAATGGCAGGTGTGATAATAATTGTTTTTGCTTTGTCTCTTGTTATAGAAAGCACTTTTCTAATGATTACTCCTCACGCTATTGATTTTAAAAATCTTTTACCTATAGCTGAAGATGGGCTAATAGATATAATAAAAAAAGGGTGGCCATTAATAACGTTTCCTTATGGTGAAACAATCACATTTACTATGTTATATCCTTACGTAAATCAACCCGAAAAAGTAAAAAGTGCAGCCTACTTATCCATTATAGTAGAAGGAATAATCTTGAGTCTAGTAAACGTAATGTTCATTGTGTCGTTAGGAGCACAATATGCAGCGTTAAGTATATTTCCTCATATAGTGGCAATGCGTCTAATTAGATTTGGAGGTTTTATAAATAGGTTTGACATATTACTAGTGATACTTATGATTTATGCTGCCTTCTTTAAAATCAGCGTACTTACTTACGTATCTGTGCTAGGAACAGCTCAAATTTTTAAATTGAAGGATACAAAGACACTTGTAGTCCCTTTCTGCGTTGTAATTGGCATAGCCTCAGCTTTGATAGCACGAAACTATCCTGAGCATATTAAACTAGGATTAGATTTCACAGTAAAATACATCCATATACCAGTGCAGATTGTCATACCTCTTGTCGTTCTATTAGTTTATAATATAAAAGTGTTATTTCAAAAGAAATTAGGTAACTATAATTAA
- a CDS encoding Ger(x)C family spore germination protein produces MKKRLLGIIWIIVLASLTIGCEQKVEMVNLAKVMAIGIDSAPDGKYIVSIRTLSEGSSQKSSGSAMQKGSKDSTSSAVYVETGDTILQAVNKLNKQLGKEIRFSHNKVIIIGEETAGKSIYNILDFSQRLYQMRPNVPVIIAKGTALEIMKIETTENPLPPSAIEDILTQQDKIGYAPYSTNLDITKALLSKSSAPVVAVISRNTNDLLNENSFKIEGTAVFNKDKLAGYMNEKETRGLEWVVGRIRNGAVVLGDIKYGNITTIVLDSSAKITPLLRKDDIVIQIDIKNRSNIREMTADLDIMKNPNIIDELNEAQNKVIKYEVEQAVNAAQKNLREDIFGFGQVIYRRYPKEWKKIKDKWDEEFPDCKVNVTVHSSIKRPGSLNRTVK; encoded by the coding sequence ATGAAAAAAAGACTATTAGGTATAATTTGGATTATTGTACTTGCTTCACTTACTATAGGTTGTGAGCAAAAGGTTGAAATGGTGAACCTAGCTAAAGTAATGGCAATAGGGATAGACTCTGCACCGGACGGAAAGTACATAGTAAGTATAAGAACACTATCCGAAGGTTCCTCACAAAAGTCTTCAGGATCAGCAATGCAAAAAGGAAGTAAAGATAGTACATCATCAGCGGTATATGTTGAAACTGGTGATACAATACTTCAAGCAGTAAACAAATTAAATAAGCAACTTGGTAAAGAGATAAGATTTTCGCATAATAAAGTAATTATTATCGGGGAAGAGACTGCTGGAAAAAGCATATATAATATTTTAGACTTTTCTCAAAGATTGTATCAAATGAGGCCAAATGTTCCCGTAATAATAGCAAAAGGAACAGCTCTAGAAATAATGAAAATAGAAACCACTGAGAACCCTTTGCCACCTAGTGCTATAGAAGATATATTAACTCAGCAGGATAAAATAGGATATGCTCCCTATAGCACCAATTTAGATATTACTAAAGCTCTTTTAAGTAAAAGTAGTGCACCAGTTGTAGCAGTTATAAGTAGAAACACCAATGATTTACTCAATGAAAATTCTTTCAAAATTGAAGGTACAGCTGTATTTAATAAGGATAAATTAGCAGGATATATGAATGAAAAGGAAACAAGGGGACTTGAATGGGTAGTAGGGAGAATACGAAATGGTGCTGTTGTTTTAGGTGATATTAAATATGGGAACATAACCACCATTGTTTTAGATTCCTCTGCGAAGATAACGCCCCTATTAAGAAAAGACGATATAGTAATACAAATAGATATAAAAAACAGATCTAATATAAGAGAGATGACAGCAGATTTAGACATAATGAAAAATCCAAATATAATTGACGAACTTAATGAAGCTCAAAATAAGGTAATAAAATATGAAGTAGAACAAGCAGTGAATGCTGCACAGAAAAATCTTAGGGAAGATATTTTTGGCTTTGGGCAAGTGATTTATAGAAGGTACCCAAAAGAATGGAAAAAAATTAAGGATAAGTGGGATGAAGAGTTCCCTGACTGTAAAGTGAATGTGACTGTACATTCCAGCATAAAAAGGCCAGGAAGTCTAAATAGAACAGTTAAATAG